The following nucleotide sequence is from Staphylococcus chromogenes.
AAATCTACACTACTCTTTATTATACCGTAATCTTTATGTAAAAAAATGAATCCTCTCTTTAAAAATGACGGTCTTTTCAAAGAGAGGGATTCGATTGCATACATTTTTTCAGTTCTTTTTGTTTCTTATATTTCTGAGATGACTGGAATAATCATAGGTCTGCGACGTGTGCTTTCGTATAGTAGTTTACTAATTTGATCACGCATGTTTTGTTTAATTTCAGACCATTCGATATGTTTGGCTTGTAAGCCTTCTTCAACAATTTCTCGTACTTTTTCTTCTGCTTCTTTAAGGAGTGCTTCACTTTCTCGCACATAGACAAAACCACGAGATTGAATTTCTGGACCGGCAGCAATTGTTTTATTTTTAGGGTCTAATGTGACGACTGCAATGAAAATACCATCTTGTGCCAATAAATGTCTGTCTCGAAGAACGATATTCCCGACATCACCAACACCGATACCGTCAATTAAAATGTTACCTGCATGAACTTTTTCGTTTAAAGTCATATCATTGCCATCGAAATTAATAACGTCGCCAGCTTCAACTAAAAAGATTTTCTCTGGTTGTACCCCTGATTCACTTGCCAACTTAGCATGGGCAATTTGCATTTTGAATTCCCCTTGAATAGGAATAAAATACTCAGGTTTCATCATATTCAGCATCATTTTTAATTCTTCCATACAGCCATGACTTGAGGCATGAATTTTTTTATTGTTCGGAATAATTTCTGCACCTGCACGTACTAATTCATTTAAAGTATCACCAATAATGACTTCCATATTGGCAGAAGCTGTAATCGCTAAAAAGACAGAATCACCCGGTTCAATATTCATAATTTTATGTTTTTGACGGGCCATTTGATTGAGCGCTTCGACAGGTTCACCTTGCATTCCTGTTGCAATAATGATGACTTCATTTTTTGGATAATTTTCAATTTCATTTATTGGAATAAGTAAATCTTTAGGAATATTAAAGTATCCCATTTTACGCGCTATGTTAAACGAACTTTCGAGTGAACGTCCTAAAAATGATACTTTGCGATTCAATCGTGATGCAATATTTAACACTTGTTGAATACGAATAAAATTAGATGCAAAACATGAAACAATCAAACGTCCTTTCACTTTCGTAAAAGCGTCATACATGTGTGATTCAATAACATTTTCTGGTGTATTGTACCCTGGCTTTTCTGCTTCATTTGAGTCACTAAGTAACGCAAACACACCATTTTGACCAATTTCAGCCATTTTTTGAATGTCTGGCGCATATTGCCCATGTAAACTTTGATCAAATTTAAATTCACCTGTGTAGACAATGGCACCATAAGACGTATGAATACATACACCTAAACTATCTGGAATACTGTGAGTTGTATTAAAAAATGTGACATTTACACCTTTAAAACGCATAATAGATTCATTATTCACTACATAATATCTAATTTTCTTATCGATTTGGCGCGCTTTCATATTTTCTTTAACAAGTCCGATTGTTAATTTTGATCCATACACCGGTGCATCCACTTGTTCAAGCACATAAGTCACTGCTCCAATTGCATGTTCATGGCCGTGCGTTAAGAAAATTCCTTTTAGTTTATGTTTATTTTCAATCACATATTGAATATCTGGAATAACAATATCGATACCTAACATTTCATCTTCTGGAAACATTAATCCTGCATCAAGCATAAACATTTCATCGTCAACTTCAACTATATACATATTTTTCGCAATTTCACCGACGCCACCTAGGGGGATGATGCGAATATTTTTATTTTTCTTCTTTACTAAATTCAAAATGTTACCTCCTAATAAATATAACCCGTCCATTGTACATTCATCTTTTATTATAGTTGATAACCTATCTTCTGTACACTATTAAAACATTTCATGCTATTCACAAATTAAACTGCTAATTGATAAAATCTCTAGCATTCATTTATAAATCATTAATAAATCTCAAGTGTCCGTTAGAAACTCAACCTTACTTGCACAGTATTATTTTTAAAGTTACATTAAAATAGCCATCAAAACTTATCTAAGGGTAAATTTTGATGGCTTTCAAACTCTAGGGTGAGGACTTTCCTCGCACCTAAACGCTTTATTATTTTATTTTTATATATTTAATGTTATCATCTTTATCTTTTGGTATTTCAAATTCATCTGTGGACTCGAACATCACTGAACCTTGAGGTGCTAGTGTTTGAAGAAGTTGTCGGACTGGTTTAGGGTTAATACTGTTAAAGCCAGCTTCTCCTTTGAATCCATCTAATCCTGTCGCCTCTTTTTTCTCTAAGGCTACTCTAAAATGACTCATAAATTCACCTAAAGTCATGTTAGGATCGACATGTTTTTGTATGGCCTTTTCTAATGCTTCGCTTGTATCTGCAGGATCTTGCAAGATTTCTTTAAATATGGCATCTCCATTATCACTTTGAGCACTTAAATATTGAGAGAAAAGGTATGACAACGCATAATTAGAAAGAACATCTCCACGATGATTCCATTTGATTAAAGAATGTCCATTGGCAATCGAATTCGAATGATTGTAATAATCAATTCGGTGTTCTAGCGGTTTACCTAAATACAAATGCTCACTTGCCATCGCAAATGCCTCATCTAACCAAACATCCATGCCGTCTTCTTTCTTCTCTTTTAATAATTTTTGGTTCGCATTCACCATATGTTGGTATTCATGAGCTAATGTTGAATACACTTTCTTTTCATTCAAACGCGTTCGATCTGTTCCCATGGATGGATAAGTATCCATATAGAACACTTCAGCACGGTTTGAATTAGGAACATCATAAAGGTCTCTTGGATGGAAATAGCCTCCTGTATATGATCCTGTAACATCAAAATCATCTTTAATATCGTACACTAAAATATTGACTTTCCCATCTTTATCGACATCTGAAGGTTCACCAAACTTTTCTTTTACAAGCGGGTCAATCTTCTGATCAAATTCTCGTCCAATATTTTTGGCTTGTTGGTCTGAAATGTAATCATCAGCTACCCATACATTTGTAGCTGTCCCATTATATTTTAGCGTCGCTTTTGTTCGTTCATTTGCGTTCGTTTGCATGTTTACTGTCGTAAAGACACGTGTATCTTCTAATTTAGAATTGGAAAGCGCATTTTCAGATTTTCTTGTTCTATCTGTGATAGGTGTTTTTTCTTTAGGCGCTTTAAAGACTTTATCTTCTTGATATGATTGTAAATTTTTCGCTTTTATCGTATCAATCGTGTTATTTTTCAAACGATTCTCTTTAAAATTTCCAATGAAAGACTCATTTGCTTCTTTATTCGTCTCTTCATTATTTATAATATATGTATTTGCTTCCGCTAAGGGACTCAAAGAAAATACTGCTACCATTGAACTTGCGACAAGCGACGTTACCATTTTTTTCTTTTTGAACATTGAATCTTCCTCCTTAAAGTTTAATTAATTTTAACTTAGCATTTATATAACTACAAATCAATATTAATTTTATCTAATAAATTGCATATACTTTATTAGAATAACTTTAGTTCTACTACTTAATGAGCGAGCCTCATATAGCCCTTTATCTTTACCATTTTCATATAGTAAAAATTTTAGAAATTATTTTTCATTTTCCAAATTATGAAAAATAAAAAAGCAGTGAAACGACATTAAAATATCGTTTCACTGCTTTTGTTTTGAATTACCTATAATATTATGCTTTAGAATTTAATAATACTTTGTGAGACGCATTGACACGACCTTGTTTGTCAATTTCTGTCACTTTTACTTTTAACGTATCCCCAATTTTTAAGACATCTTCAACCTTATTGATACGTTCGTTCGCAATTTGTGAAATGTGAACGAGTGCATCTTTACCTGGGAACAATTCAACGAAGGCGCCAAATTTTTCAATACGTTTGACTTTACCCTCATATATTTGACCCACTTCAGCTTCACGAACAATACTTTCAATCCAAGCACGCGCTTGATTAATCATCTCTTGTTCTGTAGATCCGATATATACCGTACCATCTTGCTCAATGTCTAATTTTACACCCGTAGCATCAATGATTTCATTGATTTGCTTACCACCTGGTCCAATGACATCTCTGATTTTTTCTGGTTTAATCATTAAAATTTCTACTTTAGGTGCGTAAGCACTTAATTCAGCACGTGGCTGATCGATGGTTTGTAACATATGTTCTAAAATTGCTAAACGCCCTTGTCGCGCTTGTTCAAGTGCTTCTTCAATCACTTCTTTCGTTAATCCATCGATTTTGATATCCATTTGAATGGCTGTAATACCTTCTTTAGTTCCTGCAACTTTAAAGTCCATGTCACCTAGGGCATCTTCCATCCCTTGAATATCTGTCAAAATCGTATAACTTTCATCTCGTGTTACAAGTCCCATTGCGATACCTGCAACTGGGGCTTTTATCGGTACACCTGCATCCATTAATGCCAATGTAGATCCACAAATTGATGCTTGAGAAGATGAGCCATTCGATTCAAGAACTTCACTTACAATACGTACAGTATAAGGGAACGTTTTCTCGTCAGGAATAATGTATCTCAAAGCACGTTCGCCGAGCGCTCCATGCCCAATTTCACGACGCCCTGGTGCACGTACAGGACCAGTTTCCCCTACTGAGAAGTTCGGGAAGTTGTAATGGTGCATAAAACGTTTGTGTTCTTCTTCACCTAAACCATCAATAATTTGATATTCGGAAATTGAACCTAAAGTCAATACTGACAATGCTTGAGTTTGGCCTCGAGTAAATAAACCAGAACCGTGCGCACGTGGCAGTAACCCAACTTCAGACGATAGTGGACGAATTTCATCTGGTTTACGGCCATCTGGTCTCACTTTTTCATCGGCGATAAGGCGTCGAACTTCCTCTTTAATTAAGGCATTGATAATGCTGTTTACTTCTTTAAGTAATGCTTCGTTTTCTGGATCTTCTTCATTTATATATTCAGCAAGAATCGTTTCTTTAACCGCATCTAAATTCGCTTCACGGGCTTGTTTCTCCATCGTTTGAATTGCATCGTTCAGCTTATAATCTTCAGCTTTGGCTTTAACTGAATCAATTAAAGTTTCATTTTTTTCAGCAGGAACAAATTCGTGTTTTTCTGGTTGAATATGCGCAATAATCTCTTCTTGGAAAGCACAGAGACGTTGGATTTCTTGATGACCGAATAAAATAGCATCTAACATTTCCGCTTCTGTAATTTCACTGGCACCCGCTTCTACCATGTTAATTGCATCTTTATGTCCCGCCACTTCTAGATCTAAACGAGATTGCGCTTTTTGTTCTAAATTTGGATTGATCACATATTCCCCATCAACATAACCCACGTTGACACCCGCAATAGGCCCTTGGAATGGAATATCTGAAACACTCAATGCCATAGAAGAACCAATCATTGCTGCCATTTCAGGAGAACAATTAGGGTCTGCACTCAATACCATGTTCATGATTTGTACATCATGGCGATAGCCATCAGGAAATAGCGGTCGAATTGGGCGGTCGATAAGACGCGCAGTTAATGTAGCTTCATCCGCTGGACGTCCTTCACGCTTTTTAAATCCTCCTGGAATTTTACCTGCTGCATACATTTTTTCTTCATAATTGACCGTTAAAGGGAAAAAATCACCATCACGTGGTTCTTTCGATGCTGTCGCTGTTGACAATACAACAGTATCTCCGTAACGGACTAAGACGGCGCCATTTGCTTGTTTTGCAAGTTGCCCTGTTTCTATTGTTAACGGTTGGTTCGCCCATTCCGTTTTAAATACCATTTTTTCTTGAGACATGTATAATCTCCTCTCCTACTTCGATTACATTTCATCAATATTTCATTACTTATTATAGCTTACATATAAAACGCGACACAAACGCTTTCTAGATAAAAAGCGTCATATAGTAAAAAAAGAAAGAAACCAAAGCCTGGCCTCTTTCTTTCAATGTGATGTTACATTAACGACGGATACCTAATGATTTGATAAGTTCACGGTAACGCTGAATGTCTTTTTCACGTAAATAGTTTAATAAATGGCGACGACGACCTACCATTTTTAATAAACCACGACGAGAGTGGTGGTCTTTTTTATGTGTACGTAAGTGATCGTTTAATGCAGTAATTTCTGCAGTTAATACCGCGATTTGAACTTCTGGTGAACCCGTATCAGTTTCGTGTGTACGGTATTCTTTGATTAATTCGTTTTTACGTTCTTGTGAAATTGCCATGTGTCAATTTCCTCCTTTTATTTGTTTTAAGATGCCTTAATCTGAGTGAGGCGTCGGAGTTTCGACCTACCAAGACTAAGGTCAAGCGTCTTACTTTCAGACCTTATATATTATATGATACATCATCACCAAAATCAACAGCAAGTAAATATTTCGCGCGTTCTTTATCTTGATTCATTTGAGCAACGAGTGGATCAATCCCATCAAATTTCAACTCTGGACGTAAATAATGATGCCATACGAGTACCACACGTTCCCCATAAATATTTTCGTTGAAATCAAAGATGTTCACTTCGATAACGACTTGTGGAAGATCATCGTGAAATGTAGGTTTGACGCCTACATTACAAACGCCTCTGTATACCCTGTCGCTTGACCCGATACGTAAACTTACGGCATATACCCCTTTCGCAGGTAATAAATAATCATCACTTGGTTGAATGTTGGCGGTTGGAAAACCAATCGTACGACCTCTTTTTTCACCTTGAACTACAGTACCTTTAATTTGGTAACGATAGCCGAGTTGGTCGTTTGCCTTTTGCAAATCACCTGTTTTCAGCGCCTTACGTATGGCAGTTGTAGAAATCTTTTCATTGTTTAAATCTTGCTTTCCAACAGTGATACATTCAAACTGGTCTTGATATTCTTGTAGCATTGCCATGTTGCCTTTACCATATTTACCAAATGTAAAGTCAAATCCAGCCACAATCACGTGGGCTTGGTTTTTCAACAGATATTCTTGTATAAAATCATCAGAACTTACATCCGCAAATCGAGACGAAAAATTAACGACTAAACAATAATCAATATCATATTGGCGGAGTAATTCGATTTTGTCATCTAAAGGCGTTAAATAAGTCGTTCTTTTTTGTTTAGGATTGAGTACAACAGAGGGATGGGGGTCAAATGTCATCACTGCTTTTTTTAATCCACGTGATGAAGCCACTTCGTCAAGTTTATGAATTAACGCTTGATGACCTCGATGTAATCCATCAAAAAATCCTAATGCGATAGCAATCTCGTCTTGAATATATTGCTCAGGTTGAATGGGGTGTGTAATTTCTATAACTTCCATAATCCTATGCTCCTTTAGTTAAACACCTTTTTCGGTTTAATTTCAGTGCGATGTGTAGGATGTGCTTCGTAAATAGCTATAACTGCATCAGTCGCTGCATCCACAAAAACAAGTTGATTTTGTGTGGTCATATTAAATTGTTGTCGCGACAATTTTTGACCATTTGAAATACGTTGCTTTAATTGTTTGTCCTCTATGTAAACCATTGGCAAAGCTTTTAATCCATATATCATAGGTAAAATAAAATCAGACAATGTATGGTTTTGATGCTTTTCTGCAATCCTTTCCAGTGATAATGCTTGGTCTATATGAAAGCCACCACTTTCCAAACGCGTCAATCGCGACATATGTGCTGGCAAGTTCAGCTGTTTTCCAATATCAGTTGCTAATGTCCGAATATAAGTGCCTTTCCCACATGATACTTCTATACTAAATGTAGCACATTCTTTATCAAAATCCACTTGATTTAATCTTTCTATGTGCGTAATCTTGACTTGTCTCGCCGGGCGTTCTACTGTTTCTCCACGTCTAGCATATTCATAAAGTTTCTTACCGTTGACTTTGACAGAAGAGTACATCGGAGGAATTTGTGTGATGATGCCTTGAAAGGAAGCTAAAACTTGATCAATTTGAGTATTGGTCACATCTCCTTCTTCGATAATTGTCTGTTCCAATACTTCCCCCGTTTGATCTTCAGTCGTTGTGGCTATCCCTAAGGTAATTTCTGCTTGATACGTTTTACCCATGTCCATCACATAATCGCTCACCTTAGTCGCTTGACCGATACAAATAGGCAATACCCCATCAACTTCAGGGTCTAATGTTCCTGTATGTCCTATCTTTTTCGTTTTTAAAATTTTACGTAATTTGAATACAACATCATGACTCGTCATGCCACGTGGCTTATATACTGGTAAAATACCGTGGTACATTGTTTCACCCCTTTACATAAAAAAGGACACGGCCCACTTTTGGTCGCGTGACGTATCCTTCTCTAATAACTTTAATCTTTTTTGTGTAAATCTTGAATCAATTGTTCAATACGATTTCCGTACTCAATAGATTCGTCGTATTCAAACTGTAACTCTGGTACGACACGTAAGCGCATACGTTGGCCGACCTCAGTTTTAATAAAGCCTTTTGCTTTTTCAAGCCCTTTAAACGTGTCTTCACGTTCTTTATCACTACCAAGTACTGTACAGTAAACCTTTGCTAATGATAAATCATTTGTCGGTTGCACATCAGTTATCGTTAAAAATCCGATACGTGGGTCTTTCAACTTATTGTTGATAATATCCATTAATTCTTTTTTCATTTGTTCACCGACGCGTTGTGCTCTCATATTCATAGTTTGTCACCTCTTTATATTTAAATTCATAGCTTTGACTTCAAAATAACATTATAAATGACAGTTGAAATGTCCGTCAATGAGCAATCCGCTCTGACTCAATCATTAAAAGCAAGAACATTGAAAAAATGATGATCAATATCTTGAAATACGCAGCCTAGAAACCCATCACGTTGATGTTTCGGTTGGACAAGTGACCCCCAGCTTCAGTGACACGAACAATTAAATCATCTAAATCTTTTTCGCTTGTGACGGAAAGTGATATTAATACATCTTGACCGGTCACTTCTTGTTGTAAATAACTATGAAAAGTGGGATGCTCAACGAACATAATAGGAGAGGACGCACCTGCTTGTATCCCAAACATATGGCCCACTTGTTCAGGTCTTTGCATAATTTCAAAACCTATAGCTTTATAAAATGCTATACTTTTCTTTAAATCTTTGACAGCTAAATTAAACCACATATTTGTCACTAACATCATTGCACCTCTCAGTTAAAATTGAAAGTCAATTTCGTCATATTTCTTTTCTCATATTCAGTTTATACTGTAATATTTATCACCATTATACCCTATCTTACTCTACTTAAGTCCATGAATTACAACGTAAAATAAAGGAACGGACAATCCTTCTGCCCGTCCCCTTTTTCAGAACTAAAACATATCGATTTTAATTTTATCGTTCTACTTCAACCATGATGTACGCTTCAATAATATCGCCTTCTTTAATATCATTGAACTTTTCAATTGTAATCCCACATTCATAACCTTGTGCAACTTCTTTTGCATCATCTTTGAAACGTTTAAGTGTGTCGAGTTCACCTTCAAATAAGACAACACCATCGCGAATAATACGCACACTAGAATCACGTGTAATCTTACCTTCAGTCACGTAGCTACCTGCGATTGTTCCAACTTTAGATACTTTAAATGTTTGGCGCACTTCAGCTTGACCGATGACTTTTTCTTCGTATTCAGGATCAAGCATCCCTTTCATCGCCGCTTCAATTTCTTCGATAACGTTATAAATTACACGATGTAAACGCATATCGACATTTTCAGCTTCAGCCGCACGCTTTGCACCTGCATCTGGTCGAACGTTGAATCCAATGATAATACCGTTTGACGCATTGGCAAGTGTCACGTCGGATTCATTGATTGCCCCTGTTGCAGTATGAATGATACGTACATTGACACCTTCAACATCAATTTTCATTAAAGAGGCTGCAAGTGCTTCAACTGAACCTTGAACGTCCCCTTTAATAATGACATTTAAGTCTTTCATTTCACCTTGTTTCATTTGTTCAAACAAGTTATCTAATGTCACATTTTTACTTTCTTGACGTTGTTGGATAATACTTTCTTGTTCACGTGCTTCACCAATACGGCGTGCTTTCTTTTCATCTTTGAATACAACGAAACGATCGCCAGCTTGAGGAACATCATTTAAACCTGTAATTTCGACAGGTGTTGAAGGTCCAGCAGTTTTAATACGTTTACCTAAATCATTGACCATTGCACGTACTTTACCATGCGTGTTACCCACTACAATCGCGTCACCCACATGTAATGTACCATTTTGTACAAGAAGGGAAGCGGCAGGTCCACGAGATTTATCTAATTCTGCTTCAATTACAGTCCCTACTGCAGCTTTATCTGCATTCGCTTTTAATTCTTGGACTTCTGCTACAAGACCAATCATCTCAAGTAAATCATCGATACCTTCGCCACTTAAGGCAGATAATGGAACGAAGATTGTATCGCCACCCCAGTCTTCTGGGATTAAGTTGTATTCTGTTAATTCTTGCATCACACGGTCGGCATTCGCTGTAGGTTTATCAATTTTGTTAACCGCAACAATAATAGGTACTTCTGCTTCTTTCGCATGATTGATTGCCTCAATTGTTTGTGGCATCACACCATCATCTGCAGCTACAACTAAAATTGTAATATCTGTCACTTGGGCACCACGTGCACGCATTGTCGTAAACGCTGCGTGTCCTGGAGTATCTAAAAACGTGATTTTCTTGTCATTATTTTCAATTTGGTAAGCCCCAATATGTTGTGTAATCCCGCCAGCTTCACCTTCTGTCACGCGAGTATTACGAATGGAATCTAATAAAGTTGTTTTCCCATGGTCAACGTGTCCCATGATAGTTACAACAGCTGGACGCTCAGATGCATCTTCATCATTTTCAATGTCATCAAAGTAAATGGATAGGTCATTATCATCAATAACAACTTCTTCTTCTAATTCAACACCATAATCTGATGCTACGAGTTCTAATGCTTCAATATCTAGGGATTGGTTGATATTGGCCATAATACCTAATAAAAATAGCTTTTTAATAATTTCAGATGAATCTACACCTAATTTTTCCGCGAGCTCACCAACAGTAATCCCTTCTGTATAAGTGATTTTTGATGGCATTTCTTTTGACTCTGCAGGTTGTTGTGCTTGTTTTTGTTTATTGTTACGGTTTTGCTTGTTATTTTTATGATTACGTTTGTTATTCTTGTTGTTTTTAGCATTACCGTTATTCTTTTGCTGTGGTTGTTTAGAATTGTTATTTTTTTTATTATTTTGCTTAGGTTGATCTTTCTTTTGTTGGTGTGTTGAGGCATTATTATTTTTCTTAGCGTCTTTTTGTTCAGATGATGTGTTTGACTTTTTGAACGCTTGATCTAATGTTTTAATTTGATCGTCTTCTAATGTTTGCATGTGGTTAGATACTTCGACGCCTGACTTCTTTAATTCATCAATGACATCTTTACTTTTAATATTTAATGATTTGGCATATTCATAGATTCTTTGTTTACTCATTGAACCACTCCTTACTTTATTCATCGATCATAGAGATTAATTTCTTCGCGAAACCTTGATCGGTGATGCCGATATTTACTCGGACTTCTTTCCCTACTGCGTCTCCTAATTCGAAGCGATTGCTTACAATACGATAAGGGATTTGATAACTCTTACACTTATTTGTCAGTGTTTTTTTAGTGTTGTCTGATGCGTCATTAGCAATGAGCACTAGAGAAAGGCGTTTCTTTTTAATTTCATTAAGGATGACACTTTCTCCACTTTTCACTTTGCCTGCACGCATTGCGAGCCCTAGAAAATTTAAAAATGCGCTATCGGTCATTTTGTTGGAATCTCTTCTCTATAAATTAATCGAATAATTTCTTTATAAACGGGATCTAAATCTTCTTTTGAGGCTTTAAAAAATTGTTCTAGTTTTTCTGCAGATTGGGCTTTTTCAACTAGGGCAACATCTTTGGAAACATAAGCACCACGACCCGGCTTTTTACCTGTCGCATCTGCTGAAATTTCACCTTCTTTATTTTGAACGACACGAATCATTTCTTTCTTAGGCTTCATTTCATTAGATAAGATACATTTGCGCATAGGAATTTTTCTTTTTTTCATTAAAAATCCCTCCTATTTGTCTTCGTGTTCTGAGTCAGATGTTACTTCTGATGATGAATCATTTTTAATCTCTTCTTCATCTAATGCGTCAACTTCGGATGATTCTGTTGATGGTTCTTCTTTAGTCATAAATTTATCTTCAAGTTGTAAATCTTTAGCATCAGATTCAGATTTAATATCGATTTTCCAACCTGTAAGTTTAGCTGCTAATCGTGCATTTTGACCACGTTTACCAATCGCTAATGAAAGTTGATAATCCGGAACTATTACTGTTGTTGATTGATTTTCTTCGTCTACGATCACATCAACTACTTGTGAAGGACTTAACGCATTACTTACGAAAACTTTAGGGTCCTCACTCCATTGAACGATATCAATTTTTTCGCCACCTAATTCTTCAACAACCGCTTCAACACGTGCGCCTTTTGCACCTACACATGCTCCAACCGCATCGATATCTGGATTATCTGAATGCACACTGATTTTTGAACGATCTCCTGCTTCACGCGCCACAGATTTTACTTCGACTGTGCCTTCGTAAATTTCAGGGACTTCTTGTTCGAATAAACGTTTAAGTAAGCCTGGATGACTACGTGAAACATAAATTTGTGGTCCTTTAGTCGTTTGTTCGACTTTGTTCACATAAACTTTGATACGTTCATTAGGGACGTATGTTTCATTTGGACTACGTTCAGCTTCTGAAAGTACCGCTTCAGTACGTCCTAAATTTACGTAAACATAGCGGTGGTCGACACGGTCAATGACACCTGTCATGATATCTTCTTCTTTGTCGATAAACTCTTCGTAAAGAATTTCACGTTCTGCATCACGCAAGCGTTGCATCACAGCTTGTTTTGCAGCTTGAGCACCTACGCGGCCAAAGTCTTTAGGTGTCACATCTTCTTCATAAATATCGCCAATTTCGTAGGCAGGGTTTTTAACGAGTGCTGTAGAAAGGTCAACTTCTTCTCTGTCATCAAAAACCTCTTCAACGACTTCTTTACGAGAAATGACACGGAATGTCCCGCTGTCTAAATTTAATTCAACACGTACATTGCGTGCACTGTCGTAATTTTTTTTATATGCCGTAATTAAAGCGGCTT
It contains:
- the rpsO gene encoding 30S ribosomal protein S15, which translates into the protein MAISQERKNELIKEYRTHETDTGSPEVQIAVLTAEITALNDHLRTHKKDHHSRRGLLKMVGRRRHLLNYLREKDIQRYRELIKSLGIRR
- the truB gene encoding tRNA pseudouridine(55) synthase TruB, producing MYHGILPVYKPRGMTSHDVVFKLRKILKTKKIGHTGTLDPEVDGVLPICIGQATKVSDYVMDMGKTYQAEITLGIATTTEDQTGEVLEQTIIEEGDVTNTQIDQVLASFQGIITQIPPMYSSVKVNGKKLYEYARRGETVERPARQVKITHIERLNQVDFDKECATFSIEVSCGKGTYIRTLATDIGKQLNLPAHMSRLTRLESGGFHIDQALSLERIAEKHQNHTLSDFILPMIYGLKALPMVYIEDKQLKQRISNGQKLSRQQFNMTTQNQLVFVDAATDAVIAIYEAHPTHRTEIKPKKVFN
- the rnjB gene encoding ribonuclease J2 — its product is MNLVKKKNKNIRIIPLGGVGEIAKNMYIVEVDDEMFMLDAGLMFPEDEMLGIDIVIPDIQYVIENKHKLKGIFLTHGHEHAIGAVTYVLEQVDAPVYGSKLTIGLVKENMKARQIDKKIRYYVVNNESIMRFKGVNVTFFNTTHSIPDSLGVCIHTSYGAIVYTGEFKFDQSLHGQYAPDIQKMAEIGQNGVFALLSDSNEAEKPGYNTPENVIESHMYDAFTKVKGRLIVSCFASNFIRIQQVLNIASRLNRKVSFLGRSLESSFNIARKMGYFNIPKDLLIPINEIENYPKNEVIIIATGMQGEPVEALNQMARQKHKIMNIEPGDSVFLAITASANMEVIIGDTLNELVRAGAEIIPNNKKIHASSHGCMEELKMMLNMMKPEYFIPIQGEFKMQIAHAKLASESGVQPEKIFLVEAGDVINFDGNDMTLNEKVHAGNILIDGIGVGDVGNIVLRDRHLLAQDGIFIAVVTLDPKNKTIAAGPEIQSRGFVYVRESEALLKEAEEKVREIVEEGLQAKHIEWSEIKQNMRDQISKLLYESTRRRPMIIPVISEI
- the pnp gene encoding polyribonucleotide nucleotidyltransferase, which encodes MSQEKMVFKTEWANQPLTIETGQLAKQANGAVLVRYGDTVVLSTATASKEPRDGDFFPLTVNYEEKMYAAGKIPGGFKKREGRPADEATLTARLIDRPIRPLFPDGYRHDVQIMNMVLSADPNCSPEMAAMIGSSMALSVSDIPFQGPIAGVNVGYVDGEYVINPNLEQKAQSRLDLEVAGHKDAINMVEAGASEITEAEMLDAILFGHQEIQRLCAFQEEIIAHIQPEKHEFVPAEKNETLIDSVKAKAEDYKLNDAIQTMEKQAREANLDAVKETILAEYINEEDPENEALLKEVNSIINALIKEEVRRLIADEKVRPDGRKPDEIRPLSSEVGLLPRAHGSGLFTRGQTQALSVLTLGSISEYQIIDGLGEEEHKRFMHHYNFPNFSVGETGPVRAPGRREIGHGALGERALRYIIPDEKTFPYTVRIVSEVLESNGSSSQASICGSTLALMDAGVPIKAPVAGIAMGLVTRDESYTILTDIQGMEDALGDMDFKVAGTKEGITAIQMDIKIDGLTKEVIEEALEQARQGRLAILEHMLQTIDQPRAELSAYAPKVEILMIKPEKIRDVIGPGGKQINEIIDATGVKLDIEQDGTVYIGSTEQEMINQARAWIESIVREAEVGQIYEGKVKRIEKFGAFVELFPGKDALVHISQIANERINKVEDVLKIGDTLKVKVTEIDKQGRVNASHKVLLNSKA
- a CDS encoding M30 family zinc metallopeptidase, which gives rise to MFKKKKMVTSLVASSMVAVFSLSPLAEANTYIINNEETNKEANESFIGNFKENRLKNNTIDTIKAKNLQSYQEDKVFKAPKEKTPITDRTRKSENALSNSKLEDTRVFTTVNMQTNANERTKATLKYNGTATNVWVADDYISDQQAKNIGREFDQKIDPLVKEKFGEPSDVDKDGKVNILVYDIKDDFDVTGSYTGGYFHPRDLYDVPNSNRAEVFYMDTYPSMGTDRTRLNEKKVYSTLAHEYQHMVNANQKLLKEKKEDGMDVWLDEAFAMASEHLYLGKPLEHRIDYYNHSNSIANGHSLIKWNHRGDVLSNYALSYLFSQYLSAQSDNGDAIFKEILQDPADTSEALEKAIQKHVDPNMTLGEFMSHFRVALEKKEATGLDGFKGEAGFNSINPKPVRQLLQTLAPQGSVMFESTDEFEIPKDKDDNIKYIKIK
- a CDS encoding bifunctional riboflavin kinase/FAD synthetase, which gives rise to MEVIEITHPIQPEQYIQDEIAIALGFFDGLHRGHQALIHKLDEVASSRGLKKAVMTFDPHPSVVLNPKQKRTTYLTPLDDKIELLRQYDIDYCLVVNFSSRFADVSSDDFIQEYLLKNQAHVIVAGFDFTFGKYGKGNMAMLQEYQDQFECITVGKQDLNNEKISTTAIRKALKTGDLQKANDQLGYRYQIKGTVVQGEKRGRTIGFPTANIQPSDDYLLPAKGVYAVSLRIGSSDRVYRGVCNVGVKPTFHDDLPQVVIEVNIFDFNENIYGERVVLVWHHYLRPELKFDGIDPLVAQMNQDKERAKYLLAVDFGDDVSYNI